One Megachile rotundata isolate GNS110a chromosome 5, iyMegRotu1, whole genome shotgun sequence genomic region harbors:
- the LOC143264518 gene encoding uncharacterized protein LOC143264518, giving the protein MVPIPSYSHQIPHRKLVLELHKRGHEIVYVTSDPVPVNSTRLTQIDISDTYDTIQFHNFMKLRFEGMYGLKFMQEFMPGVSDSLSEQLLNNTEVRRLYAPDSGVKFDVILNEFLFMPATYAMAYRFDTPYIDSNTRNSCVVTVNHNQLEPQLIA; this is encoded by the exons ATGGTCCCCATACCGTCTTACAGTCATCAAATCCCGCACAGAAAATTAGTTCTAGAACTGCACAAACGCGGCCACGAAATCGTGTATGTGACGTCTGACCCCGTTCCGGTGAACTCGACGAGGCTCACTCAGATCGACATAAGTGACACTTACGATACCATACAATTCCACAACTTCATGAAACTACGATTCGAGGGGATGTACGGCTTAAAGTTCATGCAGGAATTTATGCCCGGTGTATCCGATTCTTTGTCGGAACAGCTGCTGAACAACACGGAGGTGCGACGATTATACGCGCCAGACAGTGGTGTGAAgtttgacgtgattctgaacgaATTTCTCTTTATGCCGGCTACGTACGCCATGGCTTACAGATTCGACACACCGTATATAG ATTCCAATACTCGAAATAGTTGCGTGGTCACTGTGAATCACAATCAGCTGGAACCACAGCTGATAGCGTGA